One genomic window of Amphiura filiformis chromosome 3, Afil_fr2py, whole genome shotgun sequence includes the following:
- the LOC140148525 gene encoding ubiquitin-like protein 4A encodes MIINVKFLQTPGKECSIEVTAAEPILSVKRMVAKELDVPVHLQRLVFKGKTLADGQNLGDYNIGPDTKIHLVVRRPETDSDVVSTARIGGSTVLWDQTRTFLAKHFTPSDAEKVLQQFKKEFSSGVSNLSLDDIERIAMSRMNSEVDKADEAGPSS; translated from the exons ATGATAATTAACGTTAAATTTCTCCAGACACCGGGTAAAGAGTGCAGTATAGAG GTCACAGCAGCAGAACCAATTTTATCAGTGAAAAGAATGGTAGCCAAAGAATTAGATGTACCAGTACACCTACAGAGACTAGTATTCAAAGGAAAAACATTAGCAG ATGGACAGAACCTAGGTGATTACAACATAGGACCAGACACAAAAATCCACTTAGTCGTGAGAAGACCGGAAACAGATTCAGATGTAGTAAGCACAGCCAGAATAGGTGGTAGCACAGTGTTATGGGACCAGACACGTACATTCTTAGCAAAACATTTCACACCATCAGATGCAGAAAAGGTTTTACAACAGTTTAAGAAA GAATTTTCATCAGGTGTTAGCAATCTTAGCTTGGATGACATTGAAAGAATCGCCATGTCACGAATGAATAGCGAAGTAGACAAAGCAGATGAAGCCGGACCATCGAGCTAA